A DNA window from Jaculus jaculus isolate mJacJac1 chromosome 1, mJacJac1.mat.Y.cur, whole genome shotgun sequence contains the following coding sequences:
- the Exoc3l1 gene encoding exocyst complex component 3-like protein isoform X2: MMGNLELGPEADVSQLEPLLTLENIEQLEATFVAQVQATVSQWLQKALDGEVAEWSREQAPNTDPSGFYHSPMPAIVLQILAENIRVTSLVNESLQQRVHGMALSELGVFLRSFSDALIRFSRNHLKGETLAPHYVPYLLAALNHQSALSSSVSVLQPDGVASGALAPVEAALDELQRRICRLVLEALQMELQPLFAALPSRRWLSSSELLGGVCEQTSRFCRDFWRVRKPAAQLLLAETERTVVVQYLRSLMLGRLVCRGADERTQAAVRLGHDAAQLKDLFLGLGLEESAHCAPVLLALGGLLNLHDPTLLSLEVAGLRQQFPDVSEDHVSALLDLRGDVSREQRQAALNSLQAGPPPSPSTGRRALFSLVPAPAPALSSCLASGPCS, from the exons ATGATGGGGAACCTGGAACTGGGGCCTGAGGCTGATGTGTCCCAACTAGAGCCCCTCTTGACCTTGGAGAACATTGAGCAGTTGGAGGCAACATTTGTGGCCCAAGTTCAG GCAACTGTGTCCCAGTGGCTGCAAAAGGCACTGGATGGGGAAGTAGCTGAGTGGAGCCGGGAGCAGGCACCTAACACAGACCCATCTGGCTTCTACCACTCACCAATGCCAGCTATCGTACTGCAG ATCCTTGCTGAGAACATTCGTGTGACCAGCCTGGTCAATGAGTCACTGCAGCAGCGGGTGCATGGCATGGCTCTGTCAGAACTGGGAGTATTTCTGAGGAG CTTCAGCGATGCTCTAATCCGATTCTCCCGAAACCATCTCAAGGGAGAAACACTGGCTCCTCACTATGTGCCCTACCTATTGGCTGCCTTAAACCACCAATCAGCACTGAG CTCCTCAGTATCTGTTCTGCAGCCCGACGGTGTAGCTTCAGGGGCCTTGGCTCCGGTAGAAGCCGCGCTGGACGAATTACAGAGGAGGATCTGTCGTCTGGTGTTGGAAGCCCTGCAGATGGAGCTCCAA CCCCTGTTCGCAGCTCTGCCCTCGCGCCGGTGGCTGTCGAGCTCCGAGTTGCTGGGTGGAGTGTGTGAGCAGACGTCACGCTTCTGCCGGGACTTCTGGCGCGTGAGGAAGCCCGCGGCTCAG CTGCTTCTGGCCGAGACGGAGCGCACCGTGGTGGTGCAGTACCTGCGCTCGCTGATGCTCGGCCGCCTGGTGTGCCGCGGTGCCGACGAGCGGACCCAGGCGGCCGTGCGCCTAGGGCACGATGCCGCCCAACTGAAGGACCTTTTCCTTGGTTTG GGCCTGGAGGAGAGCGCTCACTGCGCGCCCGTGCTGCTGGCGCTGGGGGGACTGCTCAACCTCCACGACCCCACGCTGCTCAGCCTCGAAGTGGCAGGCCTGCGGCAACAATTTCCGGACGTGAG CGAGGATCATGTGTCCGCCCTCCTGGACCTGCGCGGGGACGTGTCCCGAGAGCAGCGCCAGGCCGCTCTCAACTCGCTGCAGGCCGGCCCACCGCCCTCGCCGTCCACGGGTCGCCGCGCGCTCTTCAGCCTGGTACCGGCGCCGGCGCCTGCGCTCTCCTCCTGCCTCGCCTCGGGACCCTGCTCCTGA
- the Kiaa0895l gene encoding uncharacterized protein KIAA0895-like homolog isoform X1, which yields MVLDSGAQVYERAPPSPPASPPPQRHRLKSSERNGLSLHSWSQSLAMPLALAVPSALQPQPVWQTFSKLHLGPHTHMRRSESTHTVNSAGRRGHGTQNPALLGRGRDPSGGTLRPAASLPHIAKTRRDTGNGTNKSPCMLVALRPINMDHEREKFFQSRYTYNPQFEYQEPMPTTVLEKYQEASGQFIHQAVGIIEAVLEKFGTYEHFEATTGGQLLTKCQIWSIVRRYMQKEGCVGEVVVQLSEDLLSQAVMMVENSRPTLAINLTGARQYWLEGMLRHEIGTHYLRGVNNSRQPWHNAEGRLQYGLKPANPTEEGLASLHSVLFRKQPFLWRAALLYYTIHRAARMSFRQLFQDLAHYVQDADVRWEYCVRAKRGQKDTSQPGCFSKDQVYLDGILRILRHRRTIDFPMLTSLGKVSYEDVDHLRPHGVLDNTRVPHFMQDLGRYRQQLEHIMATNRLDEAELGRLLPN from the exons ATGGTGTTGGACTCAGGGGCTCAGGTGTATGAGCGGGCACCCCCAAGCCCACCTGCCAGTCCCCCACCCCAGCGTCATAGGCTGAAGTCCTCAGAAAGAAATGGGCTATCCTTGCACTCCTGGTCTCAGTCCTTGGCTATGCCCTTGGCTCTGGCAGTCCCCTCGGCTCTACAGCCTCAGCCTGTGTGGCAGACCTTCTCAAAGCTGCACTTGGGCCCGCACACCCACATGCGTCGCAGTGAGAGCACCCACACTGTAAATAGTGCTGGCCGGCGGGGGCATGGCACCCAGAATCCCGCCCTACTGGGACGAGGACGAGACCCAAGTGGGGGCACCCTGCGTCCTGCAGCCTCCTTGCCTCACATTGCTAAGACCCGAAGGGATACAGGCAATGGTACCAACAAGAGTCCCTGCATGTTGGTGGCCCTGCGGCCAATCAACATGGACCATGAACGGGAGAAGTTCTTCCAGTCTCGTTATACCTACAATCCACAGTTTGAGTACCAGGAACCCATGCCCACGACTGTGCTGGAAAAGTACCAGGAGGCCTCTGGACAGTTCATTCATCAG GCAGTTGGCATCATTGAGGCTGTTCTGGAGAAGTTTGGCACCTATGAACACTTTGAGGCCACTACTGGGGGCCAGCTGCTGACCAAGTGCCAGATTTGGTCCATTGTGCGCAGATACATGCAGAAGGAGGGCTGCGTTGGGGAG GTTGTGGTGCAGCTGAGTGAGGACCTGCTGTCCCAGGCAGTGATGATGGTGGAGAACAGCCGACCCACACTGGCCATCAACTTGACTGGAGCCCGTCAGTATTGGCTGGAGGGCATGCTGCGGCATGAGATAG GTACACATTACTTGCGGGGTGTGAACAATTCGCGACAGCCTTGGCACAATGCTGAGGGACGGCTGCAGTATGGTCTGAAGCCagccaaccccactgaggagggcctggcCAGCCTGCACAGCGTGCTGTTCCGCAAGCAGCCTTTCCTGTGGCGCGCAGCCCTGCTCTACTACACCATCCACCGGGCTGCGCGCATGTCCTTCCGCCAGCTCTTCCAGGACCTGGCCCACTATGTGCAGGACGCTGATGTGCGCTGGGAGTACTGTGTGCGTGCCAAGCGAGGACAGAAGGATACCTCTCAGCCAG GCTGTTTCAGCAAGGATCAGGTGTATCTGGATGGCATCTTGCGCATTCTGCGGCATCGCCGGACTATTGATTTCCCAATGCTGACCTCGCTGGGCAAG GTCTCCTATGAAGATGTGGACCATCTGCGGCCCCATGGAGTGCTAGATAATACTCGCGTGCCTCACTTCATGCAGGACTTGGGACGCTACAGGCAGCAGCTGGAACACATCATGGCCACCAACCGGCTGGATGAAGCAGAGCTAGGTCGCCTGCTGCCCAACTGA
- the Kiaa0895l gene encoding uncharacterized protein KIAA0895-like homolog isoform X2, with amino-acid sequence MVLDSGAQVYERAPPSPPASPPPQRHRLKSSERNGLSLHSWSQSLAMPLALAVPSALQPQPVWQTFSKLHLGPHTHMRRSESTHTVNSAGRRGHGTQNPALLGRGRDPSGGTLRPAASLPHIAKTRRDTGNGTNKSPCMLVALRPINMDHEREKFFQSRYTYNPQFEYQEPMPTTVLEKYQEASGQFIHQAVGIIEAVLEKFGTYEHFEATTGGQLLTKCQIWSIVRRYMQKEGCVGEVVVQLSEDLLSQAVMMVENSRPTLAINLTGARQYWLEGMLRHEIGTHYLRGVNNSRQPWHNAEGRLQYGLKPANPTEEGLASLHSVLFRKQPFLWRAALLYYTIHRAARMSFRQLFQDLAHYVQDADVRWEYCVRAKRGQKDTSQPGCFSKDQVYLDGILRILRHRRTIDFPMLTSLGKDLGRYRQQLEHIMATNRLDEAELGRLLPN; translated from the exons ATGGTGTTGGACTCAGGGGCTCAGGTGTATGAGCGGGCACCCCCAAGCCCACCTGCCAGTCCCCCACCCCAGCGTCATAGGCTGAAGTCCTCAGAAAGAAATGGGCTATCCTTGCACTCCTGGTCTCAGTCCTTGGCTATGCCCTTGGCTCTGGCAGTCCCCTCGGCTCTACAGCCTCAGCCTGTGTGGCAGACCTTCTCAAAGCTGCACTTGGGCCCGCACACCCACATGCGTCGCAGTGAGAGCACCCACACTGTAAATAGTGCTGGCCGGCGGGGGCATGGCACCCAGAATCCCGCCCTACTGGGACGAGGACGAGACCCAAGTGGGGGCACCCTGCGTCCTGCAGCCTCCTTGCCTCACATTGCTAAGACCCGAAGGGATACAGGCAATGGTACCAACAAGAGTCCCTGCATGTTGGTGGCCCTGCGGCCAATCAACATGGACCATGAACGGGAGAAGTTCTTCCAGTCTCGTTATACCTACAATCCACAGTTTGAGTACCAGGAACCCATGCCCACGACTGTGCTGGAAAAGTACCAGGAGGCCTCTGGACAGTTCATTCATCAG GCAGTTGGCATCATTGAGGCTGTTCTGGAGAAGTTTGGCACCTATGAACACTTTGAGGCCACTACTGGGGGCCAGCTGCTGACCAAGTGCCAGATTTGGTCCATTGTGCGCAGATACATGCAGAAGGAGGGCTGCGTTGGGGAG GTTGTGGTGCAGCTGAGTGAGGACCTGCTGTCCCAGGCAGTGATGATGGTGGAGAACAGCCGACCCACACTGGCCATCAACTTGACTGGAGCCCGTCAGTATTGGCTGGAGGGCATGCTGCGGCATGAGATAG GTACACATTACTTGCGGGGTGTGAACAATTCGCGACAGCCTTGGCACAATGCTGAGGGACGGCTGCAGTATGGTCTGAAGCCagccaaccccactgaggagggcctggcCAGCCTGCACAGCGTGCTGTTCCGCAAGCAGCCTTTCCTGTGGCGCGCAGCCCTGCTCTACTACACCATCCACCGGGCTGCGCGCATGTCCTTCCGCCAGCTCTTCCAGGACCTGGCCCACTATGTGCAGGACGCTGATGTGCGCTGGGAGTACTGTGTGCGTGCCAAGCGAGGACAGAAGGATACCTCTCAGCCAG GCTGTTTCAGCAAGGATCAGGTGTATCTGGATGGCATCTTGCGCATTCTGCGGCATCGCCGGACTATTGATTTCCCAATGCTGACCTCGCTGGGCAAG GACTTGGGACGCTACAGGCAGCAGCTGGAACACATCATGGCCACCAACCGGCTGGATGAAGCAGAGCTAGGTCGCCTGCTGCCCAACTGA
- the Nol3 gene encoding nucleolar protein 3, giving the protein MGNAQERPSETIDRQRKRLVESLQADSGLLLDALVARGVLTGPEYEALDALPDAERRVRRLLLLVQSKGEAACQELLRCAQQTARAPDPAWDWQHVGPGYRDRTYDPSCPGHWTPEAPSSGLTCPGLPRVSCQDEAGGSEGSEAVQSRTPEELELEAEASEEAEPEPQMDPEIEPELEPDPEPEPEAEPEPDPEPEPEPDFQEAEEDEGS; this is encoded by the exons ATGGGCAACGCGCAGGAGAGACCCTCGGAGACCATTGACCGCCAGCGGAAACGCCTGGTGGAGTCGTTGCAGGCCGACTCCGGGCTACTGTTGGACGCGCTGGTGGCACGGGGCGTGCTCACCGGGCCCGAGTACGAGGCGCTGGATGCTCTGCCCGATGCGGAGCGCAGGGTACgccggctgctgctgctggtgcagAGCAAGGGCGAGGCCGCCTGCCAGGAGCTGCTGCGCTGTGCCCAGCAGACTGCGCGCGCGCCGGACCCCGCCTGGGACTGGCAgcacgtgggacctg GCTACCGGGACCGCACCTATGACCCTTCGTGTCCAGGCCACTGGACGCCTGAAGCACCCAGTTCGGGTCTCACATGTCCCGGGCTGCCCAGAGTTTCTTGTCAAGATGAGGCCGGGGGTTCTGAAGGCTCTGAGGCAGTACAGTCCAGAACCCCAGAGGAGCTAGAGCTGGAAGCTGAGGCCTCTGAAGAGGCAGAACCAGAACCCCAAATGGATCCGGAAATAGAGCCAGAACTGGAGCCTGATCCAGAACCGGAACCGGAGGCAGAACCAGAGCCTGATCCAGAACCAGAGCCGGAGCCCGACTTCCAGGAAGCTGAGGAGGATGAAG GTTCCTGA